The Doryrhamphus excisus isolate RoL2022-K1 chromosome 22, RoL_Dexc_1.0, whole genome shotgun sequence genome segment AATGATTGTAAATGTatgttaaacataaaaaaaaatggctccaTGTTCAAGGCCGCATGCTTTCATTTTGTAGCAATCACAATGCTTTTGCATTTAAGGCTGGgtcagaaaataataatacattcaattAATGACTacatattacttttattatccATATGAAGTAGCATCACGTCATTTAGCCGTAATAGAAAAGAGCCAGTGTGAGTGAAGGTGGGTTCAAACCCGTTATTGAGCACCCCTTTTGAGTAATGCTTTTGACTCATGCAGCCTTTTCTAACGTTCCACTCTACAAAGTAACTCGTAAAAGTATGTAGGATTTCTGCTCATACTGGAGCAATACTGGTATTGTCCGATACACACAACTGCAGTATCACTACCATGTCAGAAGTGACACGCCTGCACATTGGTATGAGCTTTGGTGCAGTCCTACTTCGATTTCACAATAGGAACTCCTACACCTTTATTACCCACCCCCCCAGTGTGGATTGGTGCAGTCCTGCCTTGATACCACAAACATCAATGACAGGACCACAATAGGAACTCCTACACTGTTATTACCCCCACCCCAGTGTGGATTGATGCAGTCCtggtctttttctttttggtttTTCCCTACACAGTCttgccccccaccctccccccccACGCCTTAACCCTTGAAGCTACTTGTTTTGCATCTGTGCTTGGTGCTTCCCTGTGgctgtggctgaaaagcaccgTCATCCATTCGTTCCGACATGGATTCCCAATCATGGAAAAGCTCGAGAGCAATTCATTCATATAACCGTGTTGAGAAATGACTGGATGACTGCAAACGTTCCTCCTGGCTGTGATTTGAATTCTTTGGATGAAGCTCTTCTTCGATtgtgtgtgaaaatgttttGGGTTTATTGGTCACATTTGGTGCTTACCGATCTTGGCTCTGAGATGCCGTCTTGTCACTCCTGAAAGCCTTCTTGCATGACGGGCCTTTCAATTTCccgacaaaaacacaacattgcaaAATGATGCGCACTCACAGACGGTGTCGCTAACTATATTGCAATCATAAGCTAATATAATTGAGATGTTTCATGACACATTAAGAACAGCAGCGTGGTTGATGGCACATCTCTTACTGTCTAAACTCTACAGCTTGCCACTCAGCCAAGCTAACATGGCTGCTACAGGTACATTATACTTGAGTGGCATCTAGTGGTGAAAACGTGAATGACACCTCATGACAATGGTCTTTTAAAATGTAGAGAAATGCCTTATGAGGATGATTTGTAGCAGAATTATTGACCAGCAAGGTGTGTTATCGTGACGGGCGtacatagatagatggatagacttcctttattgtcattaccgGCGAAATACCAGAGATTTCAAAGGAGAAGGAttgaaaaaaactaacaaaaagaaagaaacttAAATTAGTAGCTAAAAATTGATGCAGCTTTTGGATAAAGGACAATAAACCTCCTCCTGTCTGCTGTTTCCTCCTAGATGGTGTCAAGCGCACTGCCTGCAGGTCTCCATCCCCTGGCTCCTCGATGAGCCGGTATCACGCAGCCTCAAAATAGCGCCGCCGCTACTCCCCAATCACTCGtgcaaaacagcaaaacatggGAAGTACTTTGTTACTGACTGCCGTCAGTATGCTCACCTCCACCAGTCGTGTCCTCTTTACCCACCCCTTCTTTTTCTTATGTCTGGGTCTGAGCATAAGTAGCTCAGGTTTTCTGTCCACTTCTTTCAGGAGGTATCCGGACAACTCAcgctgcccccgccccccccaaaaaaaatcaggtCACGCCCTTTTTCTAATCACGTGTGCACAAGATCATGATTGCGGCAACATGGACGACATGTCCGCCACACCCCCCGACCAAGCACATCCACAGTCTGAGTTGTTCTGCTAATGGCAGAGACTCTGAGAGCTGATTGGCCCGACATTTCTACTGCTTGTCACATGTCTCCATCAACGAAGGTACCAAACGGTATTTGGTATTTCATATACTCACCTTAGCTAGTTTCTGCTTCCCAGCCAGGTGTTGAGTGGGTCCTGCTCCCTTTTTAGTCTACTTTTGGCAAGGGTGCAAGAGCTTCATTTGGACACTTTGGACCAGATTTCTATTCACTGTGTAcagattaaaagaaaaaaaagaaaaacacttgaaaaaaaaacaaccatttgcTCTGTCTTATTGTTTTGAAGCTGTGAAATACTTGCAATAtagatgtgtacatatattttgtctttctgaTTGACTTTCCTAGTTAGGGCTGAGTCTAAGCATCCTTTGGTTCACCAGCCGTACAATAAGTGTAGTGTCTTACTCGTCAGTGTGTGTGtccccccaccctcacccccaCAGCGTCACAGGCCGTGGGGTCTTTTTCATACACTGCTGTCAGGGCTACTTGTCAATAAGGGGGTCCCAGATCCTCTTTTCAAAGACGCATTTTGGCAATGCTTtgaaatgtaacattttctaAGGGGTTAGTTGATTTTTCTGCTTTTTGCGTGTTTTTCAGGGTCGAATAAAAGCGACGCCCTGTTGTCATTCTTTGTGCTGCTCACTCTGGTTTCTTTTAGTTGAGCATTTACCTTAGCACACTTCTATTTGCCACTGTATTTGTCTACTTGACTTGTAAATAAATTAACTCCTTGTATcggtgtgggtgtgtgtcttGAGTGCATTAGCCTGTTGACATTAGCATTCACGCTAGCCGTGATGTGCGTTCATTTGGCCTCTGTTCGTAACGCCGGCCGTGATATGTTGTCATTTGGCTTTTAGTGTGTTAGTAACGCTAGCCGTGATTTGCCTTCTTTTGGCTTCTATGTTTGTAACGCTAGCCGTGATTAGCTTTCTTTTGGCTTCTATGTTTGTAACGCTAGCCGTGATTTGCTTTCTTTTGGCTTCTATGTTAGTAACGCTAGCCGTGATTAGCTTTCTTTTGGCTTCTATGTTTGTAACGCTAGCCGTGATTTGCTTTCTTTTGGCTTCTATGTTAGTAACGCTAGCCGTGATTAGCTTTCTTTTGGCTTCTATGTTTGTAACGCTAGCCGTGATTTGCCTTCTTTTGACTTCTATGTTTGTAACGCTAGCCGTGATTTGCCTTCTTTTGGCTTCTATGTTAGTAACGCTAGCCGTGATTAGCTTTCTTTTGGCTTCTATGTTTGTAACGCTAGCCGTGATTAGCTTTCTTTTGGCTTCTATGTTTGTAACGCTAGCCGTGATTAGCTTTCTTTTGGCTTCTATGTTTGTAACGCTAGCCGTGATTTGCTTTCTTTTGGCTTCTATGTTACTCAGTCTGGCCAGCGGCCACCAGCGACACGCGCACGTCTGCGTCTGGCGCCAAACGTACACTTCCAAGTCTATTTTTGATGACTCACTGACTAGTAGAAGAAACACCGGAAAACCGCGTCAGGTGTCAAAATAAACTTCCGCTTTTCAACAAaagaaaaggttgaaaaatcttgcgagaaaaaagttgtacaagaattaaattcatgagaaaaaaggtgtATAAGGAGAATAAAGTGTTAATTTACAGAAAAAGGTGTAAATGTAccactttgttcttgtaatattacaccttttttcaccttttttaaCTTTTAGCTTAGTCAATGCCATACACCTACCCATACCATGATTTCTTTATTAGAATATAGTGCAAGAAAGATACACTGTCACATGACTTGAGACAAAAATAGCATCATCACTATGTTGCAtttgtacgtacgtatgtacgtactgATAAGCTATAATGACACTAGCGTTGTGCAATGACATCACAGCATGTTGCTTTTACACGAGTACAGTACTCTGCATCAAAGTACACAAATCACCACACTGTGCTTACGTCACATCAAGGAAAATTGCATCAGCTAAAGAAAATGCATGTGAAGTTGCAGCACAGCCAGTAGAAGTAGAGCTTCTTGGCTTGGGGGATGCTATAATGCCACATATTCCACTCTATAAGCCGCTAATTTCAACCCCACAGCTGTTTCCTGACTATATTCTTATCTCCTTTACATGACAATTTCTACTAAGGGGTCAAATACTGGCCGCTCAAGAGTGAACGTAGAAGTGGTGGCGCTCCCCATCACGAGCTATCGGTGCACTCACAACCAGCTTGTCAATCACATTAGGTCGTTTTATAGAACACTTAAGCTGTCATCTTataaataacactaaactcatcacacaggaaCTTAAAACTCAAATGGTATACCCCAGAAATGTATTAACATGGACCAAAAAAGCAACTCAAAGTTTCCCATCATGTGTTGAATCTGAGCAACAcatgctgcaatgacgtcagcctctctCTGCTCCGTCTATGTTTGCTCAAACcgaatgcattatgggaaaactttcaatgttttttttcattcatttgaaacTCGCATTCAAAAAAAGATCAGCAGTGGCGGCTCCGTAAGGAAAAAGCCCAAAGACACACAGGAATCTACGCTAAATGTCAATGTTTAGTGTTAGCTTTGCGTTTCTGGCCGTGAGATGTTGAGGGGATGTTTGTCGCGTGGCCAAATTGGGAGTTGATAAAGTGAGAGCAGCAGCAGATGGAAGCTAAAACATTTCAGCTCAAGTGTCTCAGGTACACACAAACAATGCCAATCATCGACCTGCGGTGTTTTTTGGTCCTCACGATGTCTTCATGGACACCCTTCATCCACTTCCTCCTGATCTTTTTTCTCCACTTCCTCCCCCGCATCCCCTGGCAAATGCAAATCAGCCACCTTCCCGTTCTCCTTTTCTCTCTGCTCCTCTCCTTCACGCGTCTCCTCCTTTGCAGCCGTGGTGCCCATTTCCAGCTGGCACAGGTCTTCCGCTTTGCTTTTCATGCACAGGAAGTTTCCCATGGCGATGACAATGGCCGACAGCGTGACCTCACAGCCCGCCAGCAGGAATACGTACATGTAGCGCTGTGTGGTGTCCAAGAGACGACCTGGCGGACAGGAGAAATAACATGACCTGTTTTGGCATCTTCATAGCaaattgaaaacatttcatttacttaaaaaaaaatgaacaaactgctaaggaataataaaaacatctaCTTTTCACCGTTTGCAAATCAATAATCATTCTAACGTTTTAGAAGTACAGGCCACTGACACACCATGGGCAACACAATTTGTTTTTCCATGGACGCTGTTTAATGATTGACCGTTAATAACACGCTTAGTCACGATGGTGCATGTGCAGTACACCATTACGTTACATTACCACTAGACATGCACCATCATGCCAAACCTGCAGCCTCCAGAAACCAGACATCATCATAATAGCCCGAGCCGTCTCAGAGCATACGCCAGACAGGATTCAAGGTTTGATGTCGCTGTGTTTTCTTCCTTTGCGTCTGGGGTTAACGCTGACATCTGGTGGCGTTAGGCCCCccgtatgtgtctacccatgaaaacagctaacgatgctaacatgagcatgctaacccctagcatgatagcggcaagtgtttatgtaagtgtctacccatgaaaacagctaacatgagcatgctaaCCCCTAGCATGATAGGGCCAAGTGTTTAGATAAGTGTCTATTCATGAAAACAGCTAACATGAGCACGCTAACCCCTAGCATGATAGCGGCAAGTGTTTAtgtaagtgtctacccatgaaaacagctaacatgagcatgctaacacctagcatgatagcgccaAGTGtttatgtgtctacccatgaaaacagctagcaatgctaacatgaacatgctaacccctagcatgatagcactcagtgtttgtgtctacccatgaaaacagctaacaatgctaacatgagtaTACTAAtccctagcatgatagtgccaaGTGTTAATGTAAGTGTCTGCCCATGAAAAtagggttttctccaggtacttagcatgcatgctaggttaactggagactccaaattgtccataggtatgaatgtgagtgtaaatggttgtttgtctatatgtgccctgtgattggctggcgaccagcccagggtgtaccaaagtcggcacccccgccaccctaatgaggataagcggcatagaggatggatggatggaagtttggccatgctaatgttaaaaaacaaggAAAGTAAACAGGAAGAGGGGAACAGTATGCTCTTACCTGCCCCAGGAGGGCCCACGAGCACAGCCATCGCTTCCATCAGCAGCACAAGACCAATCGCACTGGAAAACTTTTCTGTCCCCACGATGGCCATAAGGACCTCAAACTGTAGCGCTCCCACCATGCCGTAAGATATGCCAAAGAAGATGCAGAACACCACCAGACCTGCGTAGGTGTTTGCCTGAAGTAGAGAAGAGGCATTCAACTAGGAATATGACCAATGCTGGAATGCAGAAGCTTTCATCTTCACCTGTGATCCAATGAGATCGGTACATCCGTTGAAGATCATCGCAAAACTGAAGAAGTAGACGCACCTGGGCCGTACCCACTCCATGCCTGCAATAACCCCCGACAGGGGACGGGCGAACATATCCACGAATCCCAGGATGGTGAGCAGCAGCGCAGAGGTCGTGTCCTCATAGCCGAGTCCTTTGGCGTAGTTGACCACAAAGACGGGCGGCACAAACAAGCCCAGCACCATAATGGAGGCAGcaactgtataaatgacaaatcCTCTATCTCGGAACACACTGAAGTCCAGCAGTTTCTTCTTGGGGTGGGGCGTCTTCTCCTCGTCTGTGCCAGTTAAAAGGCCGTCCTTTAGCTCTCTGGTTTTCTTTGGTGGCAAAAGCGGCCTCATGAGGGCAGCACAGGCACAGCAGTTGAGGAGTATTCCACCCAGTATGAGGAACCCGCCCCTCCAGCCGTACTGGTACTGCAGGATTTGACCCAGTGGGGAGAGACAGCACAGCGCCACCGGGCTGCCGGCCGCCGCCAGGCCGTTAGCCAAAGGGCGCTTCTCGCTGAAGTAGCGATTGAGCATGATCAGGGATGGCTGGAAGTTCAATGCAAGGCCCAAACCTGAGCAGACCAAACATGTGACAAGCATGACGGCCTTATCGGAAAACAATTTCACAtgcatcttcatcatcttcctgTTTCTCACCAACGCTTCGAGTGGC includes the following:
- the slc16a3b gene encoding monocarboxylate transporter 4, whose amino-acid sequence is MGGAVVDDGPTGVKAPDGGWGWAVLAGCFVITGFSYAFPKAVSVFFKELIKEFHVGYSDTAWVSSILLAMLYGTGPLCSVMVNKFGCRPVMMVGGFFASLGMVLASFATSIVHIYLCVGVITGLGLALNFQPSLIMLNRYFSEKRPLANGLAAAGSPVALCCLSPLGQILQYQYGWRGGFLILGGILLNCCACAALMRPLLPPKKTRELKDGLLTGTDEEKTPHPKKKLLDFSVFRDRGFVIYTVAASIMVLGLFVPPVFVVNYAKGLGYEDTTSALLLTILGFVDMFARPLSGVIAGMEWVRPRCVYFFSFAMIFNGCTDLIGSQANTYAGLVVFCIFFGISYGMVGALQFEVLMAIVGTEKFSSAIGLVLLMEAMAVLVGPPGAGRLLDTTQRYMYVFLLAGCEVTLSAIVIAMGNFLCMKSKAEDLCQLEMGTTAAKEETREGEEQREKENGKVADLHLPGDAGEEVEKKDQEEVDEGCP